The Caretta caretta isolate rCarCar2 chromosome 15, rCarCar1.hap1, whole genome shotgun sequence genome window below encodes:
- the GOLGA3 gene encoding golgin subfamily A member 3 isoform X4 encodes MDSSSVQQDALLENRASNGASHSSEERLNYKAKSDMPTEGAEINTTSINANKVPNEGESLEINSKRDTYQNGPEALYPDLPLSFESTSSPHGQDSPGSSASSLPLEKEEQIRLQARRRLEEQLKQYRVKRHQERSSYSTTKNRPSSTLDPELMLNPEILPRASTVAMTKEYSFLRTSVPRGPKLGSLGLPAPSKERRSSKSSKSSKIRSLADYRPENSDPGNATRNFVTADASGGSLKENRSGLTSVVSEICLRSETDDRLENSSIAGDSVSEIDGSDLGIRLDGNESDSSTYSSVSGRGTYSILLNAEGKQGISCTVNGQEIPPDGVGQFPSIREVLQAAAAEHHAQEQEVNGEVRSRRDSISSSVSVESSVTGTHDEMLQVLKEKMRLEGQLEALSLEANQALKEKTELQAQIAALNMRLQDQMEHSQSSQQKQDSLSSEVATLKQSCWDLERAMADLQNTLEAKNASLASSSNDLQLAEEQYQRLMGKVEDMQKNVLSRDNTVHGLRQQMASLQNQLQQVQLERTTLTNKLKASQAEVASLQNVRQWYQQQLAVAQEARVRLQSEMANIQAGQMTQAGMLEHLKLENVSLSHQLTETQHRSIKEKERIATQLQNIEADMLDQEAAFVQIQEAKTLVEEDLQRRLEEFEDEREELQKMADSAAALEQELEQVKLTLHQRDLHLESLQQEHLALMKQLTITQETLHTKEQSLNDLQTQYDELVARLEEFQGDIISKDDTIQYLQNEKIVLEVALQAAKASKEELDEGAKCLGESTEAASEILAQLRQEIAIKSSQMENLQQESASLKKQTQKVKEQYLQQKVMVEAYRRDASSKDQLISELKSTKKRLDSEVKELKRELLKIHGEKQSIDVERSRLQKEVSQVHQQMVELESHLQSVQKERDDMEIQLQSLQIDKEQMTSLAETNEVLKLQVEQMQEEAKKAITEQKQKMKRLGSDLTSAQKEMKAKHKAYENAVGILSRRLQEALTAKESSEVELSKLKAQIADGGNNQASHERIHALETELQAVSHSKMMLEKELHEVISLTSQELEEYREKVIELEDELQESRGFRRKIKRLEEINKKLALELEHERGKLTGLGQSNTALREHNNILETALAKREADLVQLNLQVQAVLKHKEEEDQQMKQLIQALQTALEREKSKVNNLKEQVAAAKVDAAHNRRHYRAAVLELSEIKKELQAKELLVQALQAEADKLQVEDGKHSQEVSQFQQELAEARSQLQLLQKQLDEQLSKQPVENQEVEDLKWEVAQKEREIQTLKQQLDMTEQRSQKELEGIQLVLQNIKTELEMVREDLSMTQKDKFMLQAKVTELKNSMKTLLQQNQQLKTDLKHGKMKKKKELKGETNSSNPVTPVKIPDCPVPAALLEELLKPPTAVSKEPLKNLNSCLRQLKQEMDSLQRQMEEHTITVHESMSSWTLIEGQLMDLTSTCPATASGEQEIPAVDIKEQNHNAGDKEALKQ; translated from the exons TCCAGCTACTCTACAACCAAAAACCGGCCCTCTAGTACACTAGATCCGGAGCTGATGTTAAATCCAGAAATCTTGCCAAGGGCCAGCACTGTAGCTATGACAAAAGAGTACTCCTTCTTGCGGACCAGTGTCCCAAGGGGGCCAAAACTGGGCAGCCTGGGACTTCCAGCCCCTTCAAAAGAGAGAAGAAGCTCCAAATCTTCCAAGTCAAGTAAGATCCGGTCCTTGGCTGATTACAGACCTGAAAATTCAGATCCTGGAAATGCTACTAGGAATTTTGTGACTGCCGATGCATCTGGTGGGTCTCTAAAGGAGAATAGAAGTGGTCTGACTTCTGTAGTATCTGAGATCTGTCTCCGCTCTGAAACAGATGACCGACTGGAAAATTCCTCCATAGCAGGAGACAGTGTTTCAGAGATTGACGGAAGCGATTTAGGAATAAGGCTGGATGGAAATGAGAGTGACAGCTCTACCTACAGCAGTGTGTCAGGAAGGGGGACGTATAGCATTTTATTGAATGCAGAAGGCAAACAAGGCATTTCATGTACTGTAAATGGCCAGGAGATCCCTCCAGATGGAGTGGGGCAATTTCCTTCCATCAGGGAAGTATtgcaggctgcagcagcagagcaTCATGCCCAGGAGCAGGAAGTGAATGGGGAAGTGCGGAGTCGGAGAGACAGTATTTCTAGCAG CGTGTCTGTGGAAAGCTCTGTCACAGgaactcatgatgaaatgttgcAGGTCCTAAAAGAGAAGATGAGACTTGAAGGACAGCTCGAAGCACTGTCATTAGAAGCGAATCAG GCACTtaaagagaagactgagctgCAAGCCCAAATTGCAGCTTTGAACATGAGGCTTCAGGATCAGATGGAGCACAGTCAGAGCAGCCAACAGAAGCAGGATTCGTTGAGCTCAGAAGTGGCTACCTTAAAGCAATCTTGCTGGGATCTGGAACGAGCTATGGCTGACCTGCAGAACACCTTGGAAGCCAAGAATGCTAGCTTGGCTTCCTCAAGCAATGACCTGCAACTGGCAGAGGAACAGTACCAAAGACTCATGGGAAAAGTTGAAGATATGCAAAAAAATGTTCTCAGCAGGGATAACACAG tACACGGGCTGCGACAGCAAATGGCTTCCTTACAGAACCAGCTTCAGCAGGTGCAGTTAGAACGGACCACGTTGACCAATAAGCTAAAAGCGTCTCAAGCAGAGGTCGCATCGCTGCAAAATGTGCGGCAGTGGTACCAGCAGCAATTGGCAGTGGCTCAGGAGGCACGTGTTAGACTACAGAGTGAGATGGCCAATATACAG GCTGGGCAAATGACCCAAGCAGGTATGTTGGAGCACCTCAAACTAGAGAACGTGTCATTGTCCCATCAGCTAACAGAGACCCAGCACAGATCCATCAAAGAAAAGGAACGTATTGCAACACAGCTGCAAAATATTGAG GCTGACATGTTAGATCAAGAAGCTGCATTTGTACAGATCCAGGAGGCTAAAACCTTGGTGGAAGAGGATTTGCAGAGAAGGCTGGAGGAGTTTGAGGATGAGCGAGAAGAACTGCAGAAAATGGCTGATTCTGCAGCAGCACTGGAACAAGAACTGGAACAG gtGAAATTGACTCTGCATCAGCGAGATCTGCATCTTGAATCTTTACAGCAGGAGCATCTAGCGCTCATGAAGCAGCTCACCATAACCCAAGAAACATTGCACACCAAAGAACAGTCCCTAAATGACCTACAGACTCAATATGATGAGCTGGTGGCCAGGTTAGAGGAATTCCAAGGTGATATTATTTCCAAGGATGACACGATCCAATATTTGCAGAATGAAAAGATTGTCCTAGAggtagctctgcaggcagcaaaaGCGAGCAAAGAAGAACTCGATGAAGGAGCAAAATGCTTAGGTGAAAGTACTGAGGCGGCATCAGAAATCTTGGCGCAATTGAGACAAGAAATAGCTATAAAATCAAGCCAG ATGGAAAATCTGCAACAAGAAAGTGCCAGCCTGAAGAAACAGACCCAAAAAGTAAAGGAGCAGTACCTACAACAAAAG GTAATGGTGGAAGCTTATCGAAGAGATGCAAGTTCAAAGGACCAGCTGATTAGTGAACTGAAATCTACAAAGAAGAGGCTGGACTCAGAAGTGAAAGAATTAAAACGGGAGCTACTGAAAATTCATGGCGAAAAGCAATCCATTGATGTTGAACGTTCAAGACTTCAGAAGGAAGTATCCCAGGTTCACCAGCAGATGGTGGAGTTAGAAAGCCATCTCCAGTCAGTGCAAAAAGAACGGGATGACATGGAGATACAGCTACAG tcTTTGCAGATTGATAAAGAACAAATGACATCTCTTGCTGAGACGAATGAGGTACTAAAACTACAGGTAGAACAAATGCAAGAGGAAGCCAAAAA GGCCATCACcgaacagaaacaaaaaatgaagCGTCTGGGGTCAGATCTGACCAGTGCACAGAAAGAGATGAAGGCAAAACACAAAGCCTATGAGAATGCAGTTGGCATCCTTAGCCGCCGGCTGCAGGAAGCCCTCACTGCAAAGGAATCTTCTGAAGTGGAGCTGAGCAAACTAAAAGCACAAATTGCTGATGGAGGAAATAACCAGGCTTCCCAT GAAAGGATTCACGCTTTGGAGACAGAGCTGCAGGCTGTTAGCCACAGTAAGATGATGTTGGAGAAAGAGCTGCATGAAGTAATTTCACTCACCAGCCAGGAGCTTGAGGAGTACCGGGAAAAAGTGATAGAACTTGAGGATGAG CTTCAGGAATCTAGAGGTTTCAGGAGGAAGATAAAACGTTTAGAAGAAATAAACAAGAAGTTGGCCCTCGAACTGGAACATGAACGAGGGAAGCTCACTGGTCTTGGTCAGTCTAACACTGCTTTGCGGGAGCACAACAACATCCTAGAAACAGCACTAGCAAAGAGAGAGGCAGACCTGGTACAGCTGAATCTCCAG GTTCAAGCAGTCCTAAAGCATAAAGAGGAGGAGGATCAGCAAATGAAACAACTTATTCAAGCCTTACAGACTGCCTTAGAAAGAGAAAAGTCAAAAGTTAATAACCTGAAAGAGCAG GTTGCGGCAGCCAAAGTAGATGCAGCACATAACCGTCGTCATTATAGAGCTGCTGTTCTTGAGCTGAGTGAAATTAAGAAAGAGCTCCAAGCCAAAGAACTGCTTGTCCAAGCCCTTCAGGCTGAAGCGGACAAACTACA GGTTGAGGATGGGAAACATTCTCAAGAAGTATCACAGTTCCAGCAAGAGTTGGCAGAAGCCCGGTCTCAACTCCAGCTTCTACAGAAACAGCTGGATGAACAACTTAGCAAACAGCCTGTAGAAAACCAAGAG GTTGAAGACCTCAAATGGGAGGTGgcacagaaggagagagaaatccAAACGCTGAAGCAGCAGTTGGACATGACTGAGCAACGCAGTCAAAAGGAGTTAGAAGGAATACAGCTAGTATTACAG AATATCAAGACCGAGTTGGAAATGGTGCGGGAAGATCTGTCAATGACTCAGAAGGACAAGTTCATGCTTCAGGCTAAAGTGACTGAATTGAAGAACAGCATGAAGACACTGCTGCAGCAGAATCAGCAGCTGAAGACTGACCTGAAGCATGGCAAGATGAAGAAG aagaaggaactgaagggagaGACTAATTCTTCAAATCCTGTGACTCCAGTGAAGATTCCTGACTGTCCAGTACCTGCCGCACTGCTAGAAGAGCTCTTGAAACCACCAACAGCTGTGAGCAAGGAGCCTTTGAAAAACCTGAACAGCTGTCTCCGCCAACTAAA GCAAGAAATGGACAGCCTTCAGCGTCAGATGGAGGAACACACCATAACAGTACATGAATCGATGTCTTCATGGACTCTGATTGAAGGGCAATTAATGGACCTTACTTCTACCTGTCCTGCAACAGCATCAGGCGAGCAGGAAATTCCTGCTGTGGACATAAAAGAACAGAATCACAATGCTGGTGACAAAGAAGCATTGAAACAATGA
- the GOLGA3 gene encoding golgin subfamily A member 3 isoform X3: MDLWSDPVWLFLSTSINANKVPNEGESLEINSKRDTYQNGPEALYPDLPLSFESTSSPHGQDSPGVAGFHDNLRKSQGTSAEGIVLRKEALQSLKLSLPMQETELCSSASSLPLEKEEQIRLQARRRLEEQLKQYRVKRHQERSSYSTTKNRPSSTLDPELMLNPEILPRASTVAMTKEYSFLRTSVPRGPKLGSLGLPAPSKERRSSKSSKSSKIRSLADYRPENSDPGNATRNFVTADASGGSLKENRSGLTSVVSEICLRSETDDRLENSSIAGDSVSEIDGSDLGIRLDGNESDSSTYSSVSGRGTYSILLNAEGKQGISCTVNGQEIPPDGVGQFPSIREVLQAAAAEHHAQEQEVNGEVRSRRDSISSSVSVESSVTGTHDEMLQVLKEKMRLEGQLEALSLEANQALKEKTELQAQIAALNMRLQDQMEHSQSSQQKQDSLSSEVATLKQSCWDLERAMADLQNTLEAKNASLASSSNDLQLAEEQYQRLMGKVEDMQKNVLSRDNTVHGLRQQMASLQNQLQQVQLERTTLTNKLKASQAEVASLQNVRQWYQQQLAVAQEARVRLQSEMANIQAGQMTQAGMLEHLKLENVSLSHQLTETQHRSIKEKERIATQLQNIEADMLDQEAAFVQIQEAKTLVEEDLQRRLEEFEDEREELQKMADSAAALEQELEQVKLTLHQRDLHLESLQQEHLALMKQLTITQETLHTKEQSLNDLQTQYDELVARLEEFQGDIISKDDTIQYLQNEKIVLEVALQAAKASKEELDEGAKCLGESTEAASEILAQLRQEIAIKSSQMENLQQESASLKKQTQKVKEQYLQQKVMVEAYRRDASSKDQLISELKSTKKRLDSEVKELKRELLKIHGEKQSIDVERSRLQKEVSQVHQQMVELESHLQSVQKERDDMEIQLQSLQIDKEQMTSLAETNEVLKLQVEQMQEEAKKAITEQKQKMKRLGSDLTSAQKEMKAKHKAYENAVGILSRRLQEALTAKESSEVELSKLKAQIADGGNNQASHERIHALETELQAVSHSKMMLEKELHEVISLTSQELEEYREKVIELEDELQESRGFRRKIKRLEEINKKLALELEHERGKLTGLGQSNTALREHNNILETALAKREADLVQLNLQVQAVLKHKEEEDQQMKQLIQALQTALEREKSKVNNLKEQVAAAKVDAAHNRRHYRAAVLELSEIKKELQAKELLVQALQAEADKLQVEDGKHSQEVSQFQQELAEARSQLQLLQKQLDEQLSKQPVENQEVEDLKWEVAQKEREIQTLKQQLDMTEQRSQKELEGIQLVLQNIKTELEMVREDLSMTQKDKFMLQAKVTELKNSMKTLLQQNQQLKTDLKHGKMKKKKELKGETNSSNPVTPVKIPDCPVPAALLEELLKPPTAVSKEPLKNLNSCLRQLKQEMDSLQRQMEEHTITVHESMSSWTLIEGQLMDLTSTCPATASGEQEIPAVDIKEQNHNAGDKEALKQ, translated from the exons TCCAGCTACTCTACAACCAAAAACCGGCCCTCTAGTACACTAGATCCGGAGCTGATGTTAAATCCAGAAATCTTGCCAAGGGCCAGCACTGTAGCTATGACAAAAGAGTACTCCTTCTTGCGGACCAGTGTCCCAAGGGGGCCAAAACTGGGCAGCCTGGGACTTCCAGCCCCTTCAAAAGAGAGAAGAAGCTCCAAATCTTCCAAGTCAAGTAAGATCCGGTCCTTGGCTGATTACAGACCTGAAAATTCAGATCCTGGAAATGCTACTAGGAATTTTGTGACTGCCGATGCATCTGGTGGGTCTCTAAAGGAGAATAGAAGTGGTCTGACTTCTGTAGTATCTGAGATCTGTCTCCGCTCTGAAACAGATGACCGACTGGAAAATTCCTCCATAGCAGGAGACAGTGTTTCAGAGATTGACGGAAGCGATTTAGGAATAAGGCTGGATGGAAATGAGAGTGACAGCTCTACCTACAGCAGTGTGTCAGGAAGGGGGACGTATAGCATTTTATTGAATGCAGAAGGCAAACAAGGCATTTCATGTACTGTAAATGGCCAGGAGATCCCTCCAGATGGAGTGGGGCAATTTCCTTCCATCAGGGAAGTATtgcaggctgcagcagcagagcaTCATGCCCAGGAGCAGGAAGTGAATGGGGAAGTGCGGAGTCGGAGAGACAGTATTTCTAGCAG CGTGTCTGTGGAAAGCTCTGTCACAGgaactcatgatgaaatgttgcAGGTCCTAAAAGAGAAGATGAGACTTGAAGGACAGCTCGAAGCACTGTCATTAGAAGCGAATCAG GCACTtaaagagaagactgagctgCAAGCCCAAATTGCAGCTTTGAACATGAGGCTTCAGGATCAGATGGAGCACAGTCAGAGCAGCCAACAGAAGCAGGATTCGTTGAGCTCAGAAGTGGCTACCTTAAAGCAATCTTGCTGGGATCTGGAACGAGCTATGGCTGACCTGCAGAACACCTTGGAAGCCAAGAATGCTAGCTTGGCTTCCTCAAGCAATGACCTGCAACTGGCAGAGGAACAGTACCAAAGACTCATGGGAAAAGTTGAAGATATGCAAAAAAATGTTCTCAGCAGGGATAACACAG tACACGGGCTGCGACAGCAAATGGCTTCCTTACAGAACCAGCTTCAGCAGGTGCAGTTAGAACGGACCACGTTGACCAATAAGCTAAAAGCGTCTCAAGCAGAGGTCGCATCGCTGCAAAATGTGCGGCAGTGGTACCAGCAGCAATTGGCAGTGGCTCAGGAGGCACGTGTTAGACTACAGAGTGAGATGGCCAATATACAG GCTGGGCAAATGACCCAAGCAGGTATGTTGGAGCACCTCAAACTAGAGAACGTGTCATTGTCCCATCAGCTAACAGAGACCCAGCACAGATCCATCAAAGAAAAGGAACGTATTGCAACACAGCTGCAAAATATTGAG GCTGACATGTTAGATCAAGAAGCTGCATTTGTACAGATCCAGGAGGCTAAAACCTTGGTGGAAGAGGATTTGCAGAGAAGGCTGGAGGAGTTTGAGGATGAGCGAGAAGAACTGCAGAAAATGGCTGATTCTGCAGCAGCACTGGAACAAGAACTGGAACAG gtGAAATTGACTCTGCATCAGCGAGATCTGCATCTTGAATCTTTACAGCAGGAGCATCTAGCGCTCATGAAGCAGCTCACCATAACCCAAGAAACATTGCACACCAAAGAACAGTCCCTAAATGACCTACAGACTCAATATGATGAGCTGGTGGCCAGGTTAGAGGAATTCCAAGGTGATATTATTTCCAAGGATGACACGATCCAATATTTGCAGAATGAAAAGATTGTCCTAGAggtagctctgcaggcagcaaaaGCGAGCAAAGAAGAACTCGATGAAGGAGCAAAATGCTTAGGTGAAAGTACTGAGGCGGCATCAGAAATCTTGGCGCAATTGAGACAAGAAATAGCTATAAAATCAAGCCAG ATGGAAAATCTGCAACAAGAAAGTGCCAGCCTGAAGAAACAGACCCAAAAAGTAAAGGAGCAGTACCTACAACAAAAG GTAATGGTGGAAGCTTATCGAAGAGATGCAAGTTCAAAGGACCAGCTGATTAGTGAACTGAAATCTACAAAGAAGAGGCTGGACTCAGAAGTGAAAGAATTAAAACGGGAGCTACTGAAAATTCATGGCGAAAAGCAATCCATTGATGTTGAACGTTCAAGACTTCAGAAGGAAGTATCCCAGGTTCACCAGCAGATGGTGGAGTTAGAAAGCCATCTCCAGTCAGTGCAAAAAGAACGGGATGACATGGAGATACAGCTACAG tcTTTGCAGATTGATAAAGAACAAATGACATCTCTTGCTGAGACGAATGAGGTACTAAAACTACAGGTAGAACAAATGCAAGAGGAAGCCAAAAA GGCCATCACcgaacagaaacaaaaaatgaagCGTCTGGGGTCAGATCTGACCAGTGCACAGAAAGAGATGAAGGCAAAACACAAAGCCTATGAGAATGCAGTTGGCATCCTTAGCCGCCGGCTGCAGGAAGCCCTCACTGCAAAGGAATCTTCTGAAGTGGAGCTGAGCAAACTAAAAGCACAAATTGCTGATGGAGGAAATAACCAGGCTTCCCAT GAAAGGATTCACGCTTTGGAGACAGAGCTGCAGGCTGTTAGCCACAGTAAGATGATGTTGGAGAAAGAGCTGCATGAAGTAATTTCACTCACCAGCCAGGAGCTTGAGGAGTACCGGGAAAAAGTGATAGAACTTGAGGATGAG CTTCAGGAATCTAGAGGTTTCAGGAGGAAGATAAAACGTTTAGAAGAAATAAACAAGAAGTTGGCCCTCGAACTGGAACATGAACGAGGGAAGCTCACTGGTCTTGGTCAGTCTAACACTGCTTTGCGGGAGCACAACAACATCCTAGAAACAGCACTAGCAAAGAGAGAGGCAGACCTGGTACAGCTGAATCTCCAG GTTCAAGCAGTCCTAAAGCATAAAGAGGAGGAGGATCAGCAAATGAAACAACTTATTCAAGCCTTACAGACTGCCTTAGAAAGAGAAAAGTCAAAAGTTAATAACCTGAAAGAGCAG GTTGCGGCAGCCAAAGTAGATGCAGCACATAACCGTCGTCATTATAGAGCTGCTGTTCTTGAGCTGAGTGAAATTAAGAAAGAGCTCCAAGCCAAAGAACTGCTTGTCCAAGCCCTTCAGGCTGAAGCGGACAAACTACA GGTTGAGGATGGGAAACATTCTCAAGAAGTATCACAGTTCCAGCAAGAGTTGGCAGAAGCCCGGTCTCAACTCCAGCTTCTACAGAAACAGCTGGATGAACAACTTAGCAAACAGCCTGTAGAAAACCAAGAG GTTGAAGACCTCAAATGGGAGGTGgcacagaaggagagagaaatccAAACGCTGAAGCAGCAGTTGGACATGACTGAGCAACGCAGTCAAAAGGAGTTAGAAGGAATACAGCTAGTATTACAG AATATCAAGACCGAGTTGGAAATGGTGCGGGAAGATCTGTCAATGACTCAGAAGGACAAGTTCATGCTTCAGGCTAAAGTGACTGAATTGAAGAACAGCATGAAGACACTGCTGCAGCAGAATCAGCAGCTGAAGACTGACCTGAAGCATGGCAAGATGAAGAAG aagaaggaactgaagggagaGACTAATTCTTCAAATCCTGTGACTCCAGTGAAGATTCCTGACTGTCCAGTACCTGCCGCACTGCTAGAAGAGCTCTTGAAACCACCAACAGCTGTGAGCAAGGAGCCTTTGAAAAACCTGAACAGCTGTCTCCGCCAACTAAA GCAAGAAATGGACAGCCTTCAGCGTCAGATGGAGGAACACACCATAACAGTACATGAATCGATGTCTTCATGGACTCTGATTGAAGGGCAATTAATGGACCTTACTTCTACCTGTCCTGCAACAGCATCAGGCGAGCAGGAAATTCCTGCTGTGGACATAAAAGAACAGAATCACAATGCTGGTGACAAAGAAGCATTGAAACAATGA